The Kitasatospora paranensis genome has a window encoding:
- a CDS encoding aldo/keto reductase: MQHVTLNNGVEMPILGFGVYQIPPEQTEQAVSEALAVGYRLLDTAAAYQNEEAVGRAIRRSGIPRDDLFVTTKLWIQDAPARENTRRACEASLGRLGLEHLDLYLMHQPFGDVYAQWRGMEDLYREGRVRAIGVANFHPDRLVDLIVNNEVTPAVDQIETHPFFQRAADQHIMREYGVQLQSWGGFAEGRNGLFTHPLLSAIGAEHGKSVAQVVLRWLIQRDIVTIPKSVRAERIAANIDVLDFALTDDQMASIAGLDTGTSLFFDHHDPAVVAWLGKRRLDV, from the coding sequence GTGCAGCACGTCACCCTGAACAACGGCGTCGAGATGCCGATCCTCGGCTTCGGCGTCTACCAGATCCCGCCGGAGCAGACCGAGCAGGCCGTCAGCGAAGCCCTGGCGGTCGGGTACCGTCTCCTCGACACCGCCGCCGCCTACCAGAACGAGGAGGCCGTCGGCCGTGCGATCAGGCGCAGCGGAATCCCGCGCGACGACCTGTTCGTCACCACCAAGCTCTGGATCCAGGACGCACCCGCACGGGAGAACACCCGGCGCGCCTGCGAGGCGTCGCTGGGCCGGCTCGGCCTGGAGCACCTCGACCTCTACCTGATGCACCAGCCGTTCGGCGACGTGTACGCCCAGTGGCGCGGCATGGAGGACCTCTACCGCGAGGGCCGCGTCCGGGCGATCGGCGTCGCCAACTTCCACCCCGACCGGCTCGTCGACCTGATCGTCAACAACGAGGTCACGCCCGCGGTCGACCAGATCGAGACCCACCCGTTCTTCCAGCGCGCCGCCGACCAGCACATCATGCGCGAGTACGGGGTCCAGCTCCAGTCGTGGGGCGGGTTCGCCGAGGGCCGCAACGGGCTCTTCACGCATCCGCTGCTGAGCGCGATCGGCGCCGAGCACGGAAAGTCGGTGGCGCAGGTCGTGCTCCGCTGGCTGATCCAGCGCGACATCGTGACGATCCCCAAGTCGGTCCGCGCCGAGCGCATCGCGGCGAACATCGATGTCCTCGACTTCGCGCTCACGGACGACCAGATGGCGTCCATCGCCGGCCTGGACACCGGAACCTCGCTGTTCTTCGACCACCACGACCCGGCCGTGGTCGCCTGGCTCGGCAAGCGCCGCCTGGACGTCTGA
- the gltX gene encoding glutamate--tRNA ligase, giving the protein MFHVGGARSALYNWVIARNSGGRFVLRIEDTDAERNRPEWTDGILQALAAIGIDERDPAFEGPYFQSQNADRHREVAQRLFTEGAAYYCDCTREQVVERTGSEQRGYDGHCSDRGLEFEPGRALRFRTPREGVTTVVDLVRGEPSFPNAAMEDFVIARGDGSPVFVLANVVDDVDQRVSHVIRGEEHLSNTPKQQLLWEALGVTPPVWGHLPVIVNEKRQKLSKRRDKVALESYLAEGYLPDAMVNYLMLLGWGPKDDIEIRPFAELAGLFRLDEVTSSPAFFDVKKLSAINAEYIRALGTEEFVRACEPWLKAPVAPWQDEAFDPAVFAEVAELARTRVTVLGDITKNVDFLFLDEPAIDEAAWAKTMGETAAALLVDVRKRLLDVAWEADGIKDAITEVGTAYGLKLGKAQAPVRVAVTGRTVGLPLFESLQVLGRERVLARIDAALAKLA; this is encoded by the coding sequence ATGTTCCACGTCGGGGGTGCTCGCTCAGCTCTCTACAACTGGGTGATCGCGCGGAACAGCGGTGGTCGTTTCGTGCTGCGCATCGAGGACACGGATGCCGAGCGGAACCGTCCCGAATGGACCGACGGAATCCTGCAGGCGCTGGCCGCGATCGGTATCGACGAGCGTGACCCCGCGTTCGAGGGCCCCTACTTCCAGTCGCAGAACGCCGACCGGCACCGCGAGGTGGCCCAGCGGCTGTTCACCGAGGGGGCCGCGTACTACTGCGACTGCACCCGGGAGCAGGTGGTCGAGCGCACCGGTTCGGAGCAGCGCGGCTACGACGGCCACTGCAGTGACCGTGGGCTGGAGTTCGAGCCGGGCCGGGCGCTCCGGTTCCGCACGCCCCGCGAGGGTGTGACCACGGTCGTGGACCTCGTCCGTGGCGAGCCCTCCTTTCCCAACGCGGCGATGGAGGACTTCGTCATCGCCCGTGGTGACGGCTCCCCGGTCTTCGTCCTCGCCAATGTCGTGGACGATGTGGACCAGCGTGTCTCCCACGTCATCCGGGGCGAGGAGCACCTGTCGAACACCCCCAAGCAGCAACTGCTCTGGGAGGCGCTCGGCGTCACTCCACCGGTGTGGGGCCATCTGCCGGTGATCGTGAACGAGAAGCGGCAGAAGCTCTCCAAGCGCCGGGACAAGGTCGCCCTCGAGTCCTATCTCGCCGAGGGCTACCTGCCCGACGCGATGGTCAACTATCTGATGCTGCTCGGGTGGGGCCCCAAGGACGACATCGAGATCCGGCCGTTCGCCGAGCTGGCGGGGCTCTTCCGGCTCGACGAGGTCACCTCCTCCCCGGCGTTCTTCGACGTCAAGAAGCTCTCGGCCATCAATGCCGAGTACATCCGCGCCCTCGGGACCGAGGAATTCGTCCGGGCCTGCGAGCCGTGGCTGAAGGCCCCGGTCGCACCGTGGCAGGACGAGGCGTTCGACCCGGCTGTTTTCGCCGAGGTCGCGGAGCTGGCCCGGACGCGGGTCACCGTCCTCGGCGACATCACCAAGAACGTCGATTTCCTCTTCCTGGACGAGCCCGCGATCGACGAGGCCGCTTGGGCGAAGACCATGGGGGAGACCGCCGCCGCGCTGCTCGTCGATGTCCGGAAGCGACTGCTGGACGTCGCGTGGGAGGCCGACGGGATCAAGGACGCCATCACCGAGGTCGGTACGGCGTACGGCCTCAAGCTGGGCAAGGCCCAGGCGCCCGTCCGGGTTGCGGTCACCGGGCGCACGGTCGGCCTCCCGCTCTTCGAGTCCCTGCAGGTGCTCGGTCGTGAGCGGGTGCTGGCCCGGATCGACGCGGCGCTGGCGAAGCTCGCCTGA
- a CDS encoding GNAT family N-acetyltransferase, with amino-acid sequence MNAAGSEATSLHEISLHMANLRAHWLAWGGSDSIHEDLIVYRSGLQHGLLNGVLRLSGRSVPEAAPEAEQQLADLPWRWWVGPDSDAGVAGALLERGYSRIGSMPVMAVRLDQMSEPPPPVGLVIECVDGPDGVRDYVVAYASSFGVGATLQNLVVDAESSLRTDLGRLIRVVGRIDGRAVATSAVLISRGVAGIYWVGTDPTYRRRGIGAALTAAAMAIGRQHGALVCTLQASDMGAPVYRRLGFTPVSEVVLYSPPLRP; translated from the coding sequence ATGAATGCTGCTGGATCGGAGGCAACTTCTCTGCATGAGATCTCCCTGCACATGGCCAATCTCCGGGCACACTGGCTCGCCTGGGGTGGATCCGACTCGATCCACGAGGATCTGATCGTTTACCGCAGCGGCCTCCAGCACGGACTGCTCAATGGTGTCCTGAGGCTCAGCGGTCGCAGTGTTCCCGAGGCCGCTCCTGAAGCCGAGCAGCAGCTCGCCGACTTGCCCTGGCGATGGTGGGTCGGCCCGGACAGCGACGCCGGCGTGGCAGGAGCATTGCTGGAACGCGGCTACAGCCGGATCGGCAGCATGCCAGTCATGGCGGTCCGGCTCGACCAGATGTCTGAACCGCCCCCGCCCGTCGGCCTCGTCATCGAATGCGTCGATGGACCGGACGGTGTGAGGGACTACGTCGTTGCCTACGCGTCATCTTTCGGCGTCGGCGCCACGCTTCAGAACTTGGTCGTGGATGCCGAATCCAGCCTGCGCACCGATCTCGGCCGCTTGATCCGCGTGGTCGGACGGATCGACGGTCGCGCGGTGGCAACATCGGCCGTGCTGATCAGCAGAGGTGTGGCAGGCATCTACTGGGTCGGGACCGATCCCACGTATCGTCGGCGGGGTATCGGCGCGGCGCTCACGGCGGCGGCCATGGCCATTGGACGCCAGCATGGAGCACTCGTCTGTACTCTGCAGGCCAGTGACATGGGCGCACCGGTCTACCGGCGGCTGGGATTCACCCCGGTGAGCGAAGTCGTCCTCTATTCGCCGCCATTGCGACCGTGA
- a CDS encoding helix-turn-helix domain-containing protein produces the protein MTARGARAAGRGVRGDLFDPHCPTRQLLDRIGTKWTSMAVKTLAEATPGEVGFAELRRRMPGVSQKMLSVTLRSLTRDGLVSRRVEPTVPPRVFYRITGLGLSLEAALAGLRTWAEEHMAEIDRANEVVDQEADER, from the coding sequence GTGACCGCACGAGGAGCTCGGGCCGCCGGTCGTGGGGTACGCGGCGATCTGTTCGATCCCCATTGCCCGACGCGGCAGTTGCTGGACCGCATCGGCACGAAGTGGACATCCATGGCCGTCAAGACCCTCGCCGAGGCCACACCGGGCGAGGTGGGCTTCGCGGAGCTCAGACGCCGGATGCCTGGCGTCTCTCAGAAGATGCTGTCCGTGACGTTGCGAAGCCTGACCCGCGACGGGCTGGTGTCGCGCCGGGTCGAACCGACCGTGCCGCCGCGGGTCTTCTACCGAATCACCGGACTCGGGCTGTCCCTGGAAGCCGCGCTCGCAGGGCTTCGGACCTGGGCCGAGGAGCACATGGCCGAGATCGACCGCGCCAACGAAGTCGTCGACCAGGAAGCCGACGAGAGATAG
- a CDS encoding MarR family winged helix-turn-helix transcriptional regulator, translating to MSQSGDGIDLDKSLGYLLKEASSALRAAMEEVLRPLGMTITHYSCLELLAQRPGLSNSELARGAFVTRQSMNVLLQALERDGYVTRPAEAPVGKVLPARLTLSGRESLEKASKAVRSVEVRMLAGLTEAERSDALRVLRSMIRSLRDGSTGT from the coding sequence ATGAGTCAAAGCGGCGACGGCATCGACCTGGACAAGTCACTGGGCTACCTACTGAAGGAGGCTTCGAGTGCCCTGCGCGCAGCCATGGAGGAGGTGCTGCGGCCGCTCGGCATGACGATCACGCACTACTCGTGCCTTGAACTGCTGGCTCAGAGGCCGGGCTTGTCGAACTCCGAGCTCGCACGAGGCGCCTTCGTGACACGCCAGTCGATGAACGTGCTGCTTCAGGCCCTGGAGCGAGACGGCTACGTGACCAGGCCCGCGGAGGCGCCAGTCGGGAAGGTTCTTCCTGCGCGACTGACGCTCAGCGGCCGAGAGAGCCTGGAGAAGGCGAGCAAGGCGGTCCGCTCCGTCGAAGTCAGGATGCTGGCCGGCCTGACCGAGGCCGAGCGGTCGGACGCACTCCGAGTACTACGGAGCATGATCCGTTCCCTGCGCGATGGCAGTACCGGCACATAA
- a CDS encoding VOC family protein: MPVTGPDFISLQVRDLDASQAFYEQYLGLVRSKAGPPHAVVFETKPIAFALRDIVPGTDLDSVPQPGIGVALWLHATDAQAIHDALVADGHTIVSAPIDGPFGRTFTFADLDSYQVTIHDRA, from the coding sequence ATGCCCGTCACCGGCCCCGATTTCATCTCGCTCCAGGTGCGCGACCTCGACGCCTCGCAGGCGTTCTACGAGCAGTACCTCGGCCTCGTCCGCTCGAAGGCGGGACCTCCGCACGCGGTCGTCTTCGAGACCAAGCCGATCGCGTTCGCGCTCCGCGACATCGTGCCCGGCACTGACCTCGACTCCGTGCCCCAGCCCGGTATCGGTGTCGCACTCTGGCTGCACGCCACCGACGCCCAGGCCATCCACGATGCTCTCGTCGCCGACGGCCACACCATCGTCTCCGCACCGATCGACGGCCCCTTCGGCCGCACCTTCACCTTTGCCGACCTCGACAGCTACCAGGTGACGATCCATGACCGTGCCTGA